In Mesorhizobium sp. CAU 1732, the genomic window CGGTCTCCGTCAGCGCCTCCGCGTCGGCGGGATCTGCGGTCACAAGATGTAGAACGACGCCGGGGGATGCATCCGTGTGTCGCAACGCAACCCAAAGGCTGGGTCGGCTGGACCGCAGGTTTTCCCGGTACATGGTCGTATCCATGTCGTAGATTTCGAGCTGGACCTTCCCCGCATAGTAGCGGGTTGCCATGGCGGCCTCATCAAGCATCGTCCATGGCGCGGCGGCCGGCGCGCCGGCGAGTACCCCGACCGGAACCCAGGCATGGTCGATCCAGGGATTGTTCAGGGCTCGCCGCTCGACGATCACCCCAACTTCGATGGTTTCTCGTATCAAGCCGGCTCCTTCAGTCTCACTGATCTGCCGCACGGAGCGGCAGGCTGGCGATAAGGTTCTGCGGTTTCATGCGCACCATCCGGTCGGGGGTCATCGCCAGGATCAGCCATACCGGCCGACCGCCGATCTCCGCCCTGGCTTCGCGCGGGTCAGAGAAAGAAAGCCGGAACAACGCAAGAATGCGCTCTGCGTCCTCAGGGTCAAGCTCCTCTTGTGTCCACAGGGTGTTGCCGATGCGCGTGGCCTCGGCGTCGAGCCCGATAAACCATGCCCAGTCGTCGTCCTCGACACGCTCGACCGGGTCGATCTTCACCTCGATGAAAAGCAGATGGCGTATCCAGTCCTGCATCGCGGCGGCAAGGCCGCGCCGTGACGCGCTGTCGGCATGCCCGAGGCCGAGCACCATGTCGAAGGCGTCGCTTCTGTCGAAGTAGCTTGCGGCATTCTCGTCGTCGAGGATTTCCAGCTCGGTGACGGCCGGCCCGCCCAGCATGCTCAGCAGCGGAGAGGTATGGCGGTTCTGCTCGTGGACTTCGATGGTCTCGGCGTCGGCAAGCAGCAGGGTGCCTTCGTGAAACGTCACCCGCTGCGGCCTGTAGAACAGCTCGGCCGCGCGCAGCGTGGCGGCATCGGCCCCGCCGTCGAGCGCATTGCGAAGCACCAGTTGCGCAAGCTGGTTCATGAAGAGCGGCGGCGTGTCGGCTGCCGAACCGCGCGCCAACTCCAGATAGGCTGCCTCGAGCGACGGGGCGGCCAGCAGGCGGTCGCGAAACGCTGTCATGAAGGTCCAGTTTTCCCGCGCATCGGGGTCCTGCATCGCGGCGATCTCATGCGCGGCGATCGGACGGCGCGGATCGTGCATCAGAAGCTGGTGATGCAGCATCACTTCCGCCTCGCACGCGTCTTCGGGCGGCAGAAGTTCGGGCCGGGCGAAATAGGCCTTGAGGAACGCGTCAGTCACGGTCAGCCGGCCTGCCGCGTCCCTGTCCAGCAGATGATGTCCGGAAGAAAGCCAGAAATCCTTCAATCGTTTCGCCCCGCCAATGTCCTTATGTCAACTTCTTCCATCACGTCGTCTTCCTCCTCGACCTCGATCATGCGGAAGGCTTGTGCGGGATCAAGCCGGGCGATCTTGCGATGCAGCGTGCGGAACGTCTCCCGGACGCCTGCCGCCTCGCCGTTGCGGTGGAGGGCGAGCAGCGTGTTCGGCGGATGATCGCACAGCGATTCTGCAAAGGCGATCTCCTCCTCGGCAGCCGGACGCGCCGCGTCCATCCCCGGAGCTCCGCAGTGCGCGACGAGTTGCCTCGCCAGGCTTTCGACGGCATCCGCGCGTTCCTTCGCGGTTGCTTCCGCCACGAGGACGAGGGTGGACCAGCCAAAGCTTTCGATGCCGAGGAAGCCGGCGCGAAAGGCCTGTCGTTCCTTGCCCGCCAGCGCATCGACATCGGCGCCGAAGAACAGGAAGGTGCCGGTAACGGCCCATTCGCCGGGTTCCGCCGCACGCGAATAGACGAAGGTATCGGAGGGATCGAGACGAATCGTCCGCGGTAATTTTAAAGCCATGGCGCCCCTGTCGAGGGATCGAGCCAGGTCGGCGAGGCAAGAACCCCCCCAAGACGGCGTCGGTTGGGCTCTCCATCAAGAAGAAGGTCGCCACTGTCGTCGATCCGGGCGTCCCGCTCGCCGCGCGGCAGACGGTTCAGCCATTGTCCGGCAAGGCCCGCAAAGCCGTCTTCGTTCCATTCATGGAATGCGGCCATCAGGTGACGGGAGAAGCTGGTGATGATCTCCCCCGCATCGGCGGTTTCAAAGCCGAGTTCGTCGAGCGCACCCGTCGTCGGCCGCAGACCCGGTCCCGGGCCATCGACCACCGACGTGCGGATCATGGCGGAGAAGACCAGCCATGCCGGCGTCTCGTCGTCGCACGTTCCTTCCGGCCAGCCGAGCCGCCCGCCGCCCACAAGAACCCCGTCGACGCGAATCGCGTCCGGCCAGTCGAAGGTGACGGGTTGCGACGGCGGCGCATGCGCCGCAAGGGCATCGGCCAGCGCGTTCATGCCGGCATAGAGGGCACGGCGGGCCTGCGCGAAGTCTTCCTCGGGCTCCAGGACGACCGCAAACTCGGCCAGATCATGACGCCGAACCCACACCAGCGTCCCCGCTCCCCGCTCTCCGGCAATGGCGCAGGCATGCGCGAAGGCGTCGCCGGACTCCCGCAGCGTGACGAGGCCGTAAGGCGGAGGCAGATCGAGTTCGTGGTCTAGCACCGGATTGCGCCAGGACATAATGCCGGTCCATTTCTGATGACGGCGTGCATTTTCTCCTTATAATGACTCTAAAGTGATGGCGCTACCGCACTTGCTTGTGTCGCGTCGCGGGAGGTGCTCTCATGAACCCAGACAACCCTCGTACCATCTTCGTCTGCTCTTGCGAAAAGAGCATGCCTGCCTACGGCGACAGCGTTGCCCGGGGCTACAAGCGGGCGCAGGTAAAGTCGGCTGATCAGCTCTGCGGAGCCGAAATCGAGCATGTGCGCAGTGCATTGAGGGCAGGCGGAGCCATCACCATCGCCTGTACGCAGCAAGCGCCGCTGTTCCGCGAAGTCGCGGAGGATGTCGGCTTCGCCGGCGATCTGGCTTTCGCCAATATCCGCGAGACCGCTGGCTGGTCGAGCGAGGCGGCGAATGCCGGGGCGAAGGCTGCGGCCCTCGTGGCGATGGCCGCCGAGCCCGCAACCGCGCCTGAACAGGTCACGCTTACCAGTAATGGCGTGGCGCTCGTCTACGGCCGCGACGAAACGGCCATCGAGGCTGGCCGGCAGCTCGCAAACGATCTCGATGTCACGGTGCTGCTGGCGCGATCCGGCGACGTCGTGCCGAACAGCGTCTGGGATTTCCCGGTCGTGCAGGGCACGATCAGGAACGCGCGCGGCCATCTCGGCGCGTTCGAGGTGACTGTAGACGATTTCGCGTCGCCGTCGCCGTCATCGCGCGAGCGCCTGCGGTTCGGCGTGCCTCGCGACGATGCGCAGTCGACCGCAGACATCATTCTTGATCTATCTGGCGGTATGCCGCTGTTTCCGGCTCACGAATTGCGCGCAGGGTATCTGAAGGCAGATCCGGCCGACAGGGCAGGCGTCGCCGTGGCGATTGCCAAGGCGGCCGGTCTCGTCGGGGAGTTCGACAAGCCCCGCTACATCAATTTCTCTGCCGACCTGTGCGTGCATTCGCGGTCGCGCATCACCGGCTGCACGCGTTGCATCGACCTGTGCCCGACGGGCGCCATTACACCCGCCGGAGACCACGTTCTCATCGACGCCGAGATCTGCGCCGGCTGCGGAAGCTGCGCCGCCGCCTGTCCGACGGGTGCCGCGTCCTATGCCGTCCCGGACGGGGAGGCCCTTCTGCGGCGGCTGCGGACGCTTCTGGTCACCTATCGGGAGGCGGGCGGCCAGAACCCGACCGTGCTGTTCCACAACGCCGACCATGGTGCGCCGCTGATCGACGCTCTCGCGCGCTTCGGCCCCGGCCTGCCTGCCAACGTGCTGCCAGTCGCGGTCAACGAACTGACGCAATTGGGGCTCGAGGCCTGGACCGCGCCTGTCGCCTGGGGCGCGGTGGCGGTCAAGGCGCTGGCTTCCGCACGGCCAAAGCACGACGCCATTGGTCTTGCACGAAACGTCACCATAGCGAATCTCCTGACGGGCGCGCTCGGTTACGGCTCGCAGATCTGCGGGATCATCGAGGCCGATGATCCTGACACACTCTCATCCGTCCTGGTCGCGATGCAGCCGCAAAGCCGGGCTACGAAACCTGCAACGTTCCTGCCTCTCGGCGGCACGCGCAGCCTGCTCAAAAGCGCGGTGGTCGAACTCCATGGCGCCGCGCCGACGCCGGTGGACCGCGTCGCGTTGCCGGAGTCTGCGCCATTCGGTGGGCTCGACGTCGACGTCGAAGCCTGCACGCTATGTCTTGCATGCGTGACGGCGTGTCCGACCGGTGCGCTCTCCGACAGCGAAGAGCGGCCCGCTCTCCATTTCGCCGAGAGCGCATGCGTCCAGTGTGGGCTTTGCGCTGCGACCTGTCCGGAAAATGCAATTACCGTGGCACCGCAGATCGATTTCCTTGCCTGGCAAGCCCCGCGCCGACTCGTCAAGCAGGAAGAGCCGGCGCTCTGCATCAGCTGCAGCAAGCCATTCGGAACGAAGAGCACGATCGATCGCATCGTCGCCAGGCTTGAAGGCAGGCACTGGATGTTTGCCGGCGACAATGCCGCAAGGATCGACGTCGTGCGGATGTGCGATACGTGCCGCATCGAGGCGGTGACCAATGAAGGGTTCGATCCCTATGAAACATCCGGCCGTCCCGCACCGCGAACCACCGAGGACTATATCCGCGCCCGTGACGCCTCGGACACCAAGCCCGGCTCAAACTAATTCTCGCTGGCTTCGGCCTGCAGGAAGCGGATCAGTGCGGCGCGATCTTCGGGATCGCCGATGATCTGTTCGGGCATCTTGGTGCCCGGCGTGTAGGTGGCCGGACCCAGTTCGAACAGCTTCGCTACCGTTTCCGGCGTCCAGACGATGTCCATTTTCCGGAAGGCTTCCGAGTAGCGATAGCCGGGAACCGACGCGATCCTGCGGCCGAAGATTCCGTGCAGCGTCGGGCCGGCGCGATTGACGTTGTCGGGGTCGAGCGTGTGGCATGCGATGCATGCGCGGTAGACCTGGGCATCGGGATTGCCGGCATAATCGCTCATGGGATCAGCCTCGTCTGCGACGGTGCTTCCCAACCGCCTGCCGGTTTCGACGTCCCACTCCCGCACGATGCGGTCAGCGCCCCCGGTCATCAGCGTTCCGCCCCCGGGCCGGAATGCAAGCGACCACACGGGAATGTTCGCCGTATCGAAGGAATGCACGGTCTTCAGGTTTTCGGCGTCGAGCAGCGCGATTCCGCCAGTGACGGCGGCCACCGCGATGTATTTGCCGTCGTCCGTCACCGCCAGCGCGGTCAGCGGGCCGCGAAACACCGCAACCTCGCCACGGATAGCGCCCGTGTGATCAAGCGCGCGCAAGGTCCCGTCGACGCTTCCGGCCAGCAGGCGGTCTCCCGCAAGCGCAGCAAGAACGGTGAGAGGCGTCGGCACGGTGACCCGCACCGGCGCGGTGTCGCCTTCGGACGGCCACAGGATGACGGTGGCGTCATGGCCGGCGCTGGCAAGCGTCCCGCCCGACAGGAAGGCTACCGCATTGACGTTGCCCTGGTGCCCTTCGAGGATATGTGGCGCACCGCCGTCGAGCGGCCAGAGCCGGACGGTGCCGTCCCATGACGCGGAAGCGAGGGATGAACCGTCGGGGGACAGTGCAAGTGACACCACCGGCGCCTTATGTCCTTCCAGGACGGAGACGGGCGTGCTGTTCCCGTCTTCCCAGAGCGCGATGCGGCCATCCGCCCCGGCGCTGGCAAAACGGTTGTCCGGCAGAAGAGCGACGGCATCGACCTGATCGTCGTGGAACAGCAGCACATCGCGCGCCTCGCCTGTTTCGAGCGACCAGATGATGGCCTTGGCATCGAAACTGCCGGTGATCGCCGTCTGACCGTCGGCGGTGATGGCGATCGCGCGCACCGGCCCGCCATGGCCGCGCAGTTCCGCTCCATGCGCGGTTGCACCGAAGAGAAAGAAGGCGGTCGCCACTATGCGTATTGCCAGCATCGTGTCCATTGCACCCTGTGCGGATACATGCTCCGCTGAACATACAACCCACACTGTTCGAGGCAATCCCATGACGCAGAATATGGAAACCGATTCTTTCAACATCTCCATGCGCAAATTTCTCAAGCAGGTCGGCGTGACCTCTCAGCAGGCGATCGAAAAAGCGGTGGAGCAGAATGGGTTGAAAGGGCAGGGACGCCTGGCGGTCAAAGCCGTGATCACGGTGGAGGCCGTCGGCCTGAACCATGTGATCGAAGGCGAGATCGACTTGGGGTGAGGCGCTAGGCTGGCGGTTCTGGAGCATATCTTTGCCCCGAAACCGGTTCCCGCTTTCGGGAGACATGTTTTATTTGAAGAAGCGTATCTGCCCTGCCGGGGCCGTATCGTAGCCGGTAAGTTCGGCCGCGCGGTCGGCGAATACCTGCTGCCTCATCAAGTGCAGCAGCGCCTGGAACGGTGGCAGGAAATACGTCCGCTGCCGCATCAGCAGGTCGAAATTCTCCCAGACGAGCGGCACGAAATCCAGCCCCGCACCGCTTGCGGCGGCACGGGTGGCAATGCCGCAATCGGCCCGGCCGGTGCGAACGGCCGCGGCAAGATCCGGCCCGGTGAGGCATGGCGGCTCCAGCCGGTCGAGATCGCCAGGCGAGAGCCCGGCGATGCCCATGAGCAGGGTAAGCAGCATATCCGCGCCCGCGCCGCGCTGGCGAACCGCTATCTTCGCCCCGGTGGTCCGAACGTCGGCCAGGGTGTTGAGGGATTTCGGGTTGCCAGGCGGCAACAACAGGCCCTGCTCGCGCCGCGCAAACCCGACGAGGACCACGTCGTGGAGTTGGGCCATGTCCGCCACCGCGGCGGCATTCGGATCGGCGTCCGCGCGATGGAAATGGATCGCCGCCGCCGCCGCCTCCCCACGCTGCAGGCGGCCGACGCCGCTTTCGGTGCCCTCGGTCAACGAGGCGAGGCCGGAGCCCGACTGGCGCAGGCTCCATTCGAGAAGATCGTCCTGGCTGCCGCCGACGATCGGCGGCGCCTCCTGCGGCAACATCCCGGCCGGCCGCGCCAGCCCCGACATGACCCAGCGGTCGAGCTCATGGCGCGGAAACAGCCACTTGCCGGTGACCTTGCTGCACGGGATTCGTTCCTCGGCGACGAGCTCGTAAAGTTTGCGCTCCCCGAGGCGGAGATACTCGGCTGCTTCCGATGTCGTTAAAAACTTCATCCTGCACTGTTATGCATATCCTTGCTTGAATTCAACAATTTGACTTTGCCGAAAATCCCGCGCGAACATGACGTCGTGAGCAGGCGAGGGGTCGATGGCGGAAACAGTCAGCGCATGGCATCTCATCGCGTCCGGCGACGCGACGCTGTTCGCCATCGTCCGGCTGTCGCTGGCGGTAAGCCTGCTGGCGGTCACCATCGCGATGATTGTCGGCCTGCCGCTTGGCGCCCTGCTTGCACTCACCCGTTTTCCGGGTCGCTCCGTCATCGTCGTGCTGTTGAACGGCTTCATGGGCCTGCCGCCGGTGGTCGTCGGACTGACCGTCTACCTGCTTTTGTCGCGGTCAGGGCC contains:
- a CDS encoding DUF3305 domain-containing protein; amino-acid sequence: MIRETIEVGVIVERRALNNPWIDHAWVPVGVLAGAPAAAPWTMLDEAAMATRYYAGKVQLEIYDMDTTMYRENLRSSRPSLWVALRHTDASPGVVLHLVTADPADAEALTETGTDIIEAVPMPVEIQEHIARFIEAHHVDRPFIKRKRDKADTSRQNPGATLKADGHE
- a CDS encoding DUF6352 family protein — its product is MKDFWLSSGHHLLDRDAAGRLTVTDAFLKAYFARPELLPPEDACEAEVMLHHQLLMHDPRRPIAAHEIAAMQDPDARENWTFMTAFRDRLLAAPSLEAAYLELARGSAADTPPLFMNQLAQLVLRNALDGGADAATLRAAELFYRPQRVTFHEGTLLLADAETIEVHEQNRHTSPLLSMLGGPAVTELEILDDENAASYFDRSDAFDMVLGLGHADSASRRGLAAAMQDWIRHLLFIEVKIDPVERVEDDDWAWFIGLDAEATRIGNTLWTQEELDPEDAERILALFRLSFSDPREARAEIGGRPVWLILAMTPDRMVRMKPQNLIASLPLRAADQ
- a CDS encoding DUF6505 family protein, which produces MALKLPRTIRLDPSDTFVYSRAAEPGEWAVTGTFLFFGADVDALAGKERQAFRAGFLGIESFGWSTLVLVAEATAKERADAVESLARQLVAHCGAPGMDAARPAAEEEIAFAESLCDHPPNTLLALHRNGEAAGVRETFRTLHRKIARLDPAQAFRMIEVEEEDDVMEEVDIRTLAGRND
- a CDS encoding biotin/lipoate--protein ligase family protein, which encodes MSWRNPVLDHELDLPPPYGLVTLRESGDAFAHACAIAGERGAGTLVWVRRHDLAEFAVVLEPEEDFAQARRALYAGMNALADALAAHAPPSQPVTFDWPDAIRVDGVLVGGGRLGWPEGTCDDETPAWLVFSAMIRTSVVDGPGPGLRPTTGALDELGFETADAGEIITSFSRHLMAAFHEWNEDGFAGLAGQWLNRLPRGERDARIDDSGDLLLDGEPNRRRLGGVLASPTWLDPSTGAPWL
- a CDS encoding 4Fe-4S binding protein; translated protein: MNPDNPRTIFVCSCEKSMPAYGDSVARGYKRAQVKSADQLCGAEIEHVRSALRAGGAITIACTQQAPLFREVAEDVGFAGDLAFANIRETAGWSSEAANAGAKAAALVAMAAEPATAPEQVTLTSNGVALVYGRDETAIEAGRQLANDLDVTVLLARSGDVVPNSVWDFPVVQGTIRNARGHLGAFEVTVDDFASPSPSSRERLRFGVPRDDAQSTADIILDLSGGMPLFPAHELRAGYLKADPADRAGVAVAIAKAAGLVGEFDKPRYINFSADLCVHSRSRITGCTRCIDLCPTGAITPAGDHVLIDAEICAGCGSCAAACPTGAASYAVPDGEALLRRLRTLLVTYREAGGQNPTVLFHNADHGAPLIDALARFGPGLPANVLPVAVNELTQLGLEAWTAPVAWGAVAVKALASARPKHDAIGLARNVTIANLLTGALGYGSQICGIIEADDPDTLSSVLVAMQPQSRATKPATFLPLGGTRSLLKSAVVELHGAAPTPVDRVALPESAPFGGLDVDVEACTLCLACVTACPTGALSDSEERPALHFAESACVQCGLCAATCPENAITVAPQIDFLAWQAPRRLVKQEEPALCISCSKPFGTKSTIDRIVARLEGRHWMFAGDNAARIDVVRMCDTCRIEAVTNEGFDPYETSGRPAPRTTEDYIRARDASDTKPGSN
- a CDS encoding c-type cytochrome, translating into MLAIRIVATAFFLFGATAHGAELRGHGGPVRAIAITADGQTAITGSFDAKAIIWSLETGEARDVLLFHDDQVDAVALLPDNRFASAGADGRIALWEDGNSTPVSVLEGHKAPVVSLALSPDGSSLASASWDGTVRLWPLDGGAPHILEGHQGNVNAVAFLSGGTLASAGHDATVILWPSEGDTAPVRVTVPTPLTVLAALAGDRLLAGSVDGTLRALDHTGAIRGEVAVFRGPLTALAVTDDGKYIAVAAVTGGIALLDAENLKTVHSFDTANIPVWSLAFRPGGGTLMTGGADRIVREWDVETGRRLGSTVADEADPMSDYAGNPDAQVYRACIACHTLDPDNVNRAGPTLHGIFGRRIASVPGYRYSEAFRKMDIVWTPETVAKLFELGPATYTPGTKMPEQIIGDPEDRAALIRFLQAEASEN
- a CDS encoding DUF6494 family protein; its protein translation is MTQNMETDSFNISMRKFLKQVGVTSQQAIEKAVEQNGLKGQGRLAVKAVITVEAVGLNHVIEGEIDLG
- a CDS encoding helix-turn-helix transcriptional regulator, which gives rise to MKFLTTSEAAEYLRLGERKLYELVAEERIPCSKVTGKWLFPRHELDRWVMSGLARPAGMLPQEAPPIVGGSQDDLLEWSLRQSGSGLASLTEGTESGVGRLQRGEAAAAAIHFHRADADPNAAAVADMAQLHDVVLVGFARREQGLLLPPGNPKSLNTLADVRTTGAKIAVRQRGAGADMLLTLLMGIAGLSPGDLDRLEPPCLTGPDLAAAVRTGRADCGIATRAAASGAGLDFVPLVWENFDLLMRQRTYFLPPFQALLHLMRQQVFADRAAELTGYDTAPAGQIRFFK